In Archangium violaceum, the following are encoded in one genomic region:
- a CDS encoding NuoI/complex I 23 kDa subunit family protein has translation MAYKATQDPRTDIRERSYLPELIRGLAITTRHFLRNLFGTREVGTPFEDRKSTSLITTVQYPEEKMPYPDGYRGLHRLVPRDDGKPRCVACYMCATICPAQCIYIEAGEYETDSADASSRVIEKYPTQFVIDELRCIVCGLCVDACPKDAIRMDTYTHTPAEYNRQGFVYDIPKLLKGPAVSHPSDPWNKRTGSERPEHTHKEAHTRIGEGHEEHHAHAQLPAGHHGHGEHAPSGSRTVVSNDGPVPVTKFLK, from the coding sequence ATGGCTTACAAGGCAACCCAGGATCCCCGCACCGACATCCGCGAGCGGTCCTACCTGCCCGAGCTGATCCGCGGTCTGGCCATCACCACCCGGCACTTCCTGCGCAACCTCTTCGGGACGCGGGAGGTGGGCACCCCGTTCGAGGATCGCAAGAGCACCAGCCTCATCACCACGGTGCAGTACCCCGAGGAGAAGATGCCGTACCCCGACGGGTACCGCGGTCTCCACCGGCTGGTACCGCGCGACGACGGCAAGCCGCGCTGCGTGGCGTGCTACATGTGCGCCACCATCTGCCCGGCCCAGTGCATCTACATCGAGGCCGGTGAGTACGAGACGGACTCGGCCGACGCGAGCTCGCGGGTCATCGAGAAGTACCCGACCCAGTTCGTCATCGACGAGCTGCGCTGCATCGTGTGCGGCCTGTGCGTGGACGCGTGCCCCAAGGACGCCATCCGCATGGACACGTACACGCACACTCCGGCGGAGTACAACCGGCAGGGCTTCGTCTACGACATCCCCAAGCTGCTCAAGGGCCCGGCCGTCTCCCACCCGTCCGACCCCTGGAACAAGCGCACGGGCTCGGAGCGTCCGGAGCACACGCACAAGGAGGCCCACACCCGCATCGGCGAGGGCCACGAGGAGCACCACGCCCACGCGCAGCTCCCCGCGGGCCACCACGGCCACGGCGAGCACGCCCCCTCGGGCAGCCGCACCGTCGTCTCCAACGACGGCCCGGTGCCCGTGACGAAGTTCCTCAAGTAG
- a CDS encoding (2Fe-2S) ferredoxin domain-containing protein, with amino-acid sequence MKRYRLSVCKGSSCKAGGSDTVAAAARDELSTRRLQARCELYRGGCYGFCHMGPNVVIREETGRKRDPLSPEDYQLMGWEGEAYYSHMTPEKMRRVVAEHIEQDKPVVELFGHPDEADD; translated from the coding sequence ATGAAGCGCTACCGCCTCTCCGTGTGCAAGGGCTCGAGCTGCAAGGCCGGCGGCTCCGATACCGTGGCCGCGGCCGCTCGCGACGAGCTGTCCACACGGCGTCTGCAGGCGCGCTGCGAGCTGTACCGCGGTGGTTGCTACGGCTTCTGTCACATGGGGCCCAACGTCGTCATCCGCGAGGAGACGGGGCGCAAGCGAGATCCACTCTCCCCCGAGGACTACCAGCTCATGGGCTGGGAGGGCGAGGCGTACTACTCGCACATGACGCCGGAGAAGATGCGGCGCGTGGTGGCCGAGCACATCGAGCAGGACAAGCCCGTCGTCGAGCTCTTCGGCCACCCGGACGAAGCCGACGACTGA